One genomic window of Arthrobacter caoxuetaonis includes the following:
- a CDS encoding helix-hairpin-helix domain-containing protein yields MAAHRWDTETPDTLTTRLAARREAVSAGTDGVNAEPPRRRWGFPFRAAVLASCLLLVGAIALPLMGDRTPHEAVSIELDVPDAGETSGTGESGDGSAAAGVSTDPEEPPGKVLPGGTPAAGNAGEGQAGTELVVHVAGSVVSPGIVRIRPGSRVADAVEAAGGATPDADLRLVNLAATLEDGNMVVVPVQGDTAGGAGGSPAAETGVAGAVADPGSGMAGELSGDAGTEGGTVNLNTAGEAELQTLPRIGPVLAARIVAWRTDHGRFARPEDLDAVPGIGEAMLSALLPLVTV; encoded by the coding sequence ATGGCTGCACACCGTTGGGACACTGAAACCCCGGATACTCTGACGACCCGTCTGGCGGCGCGGAGGGAGGCGGTGTCAGCCGGTACCGATGGCGTCAACGCCGAGCCGCCTCGCCGCCGGTGGGGTTTTCCGTTTCGGGCGGCAGTACTGGCCTCCTGCCTGCTGTTGGTCGGAGCCATTGCACTGCCGCTGATGGGCGACCGCACACCCCATGAGGCAGTCTCCATCGAGCTCGATGTTCCGGACGCCGGGGAGACATCCGGGACTGGAGAGAGCGGGGACGGCAGCGCGGCAGCAGGGGTTTCCACAGATCCGGAAGAACCTCCGGGCAAGGTCCTGCCAGGAGGCACTCCGGCCGCTGGCAATGCGGGTGAAGGACAAGCCGGAACTGAGCTGGTGGTTCATGTGGCAGGTTCGGTCGTCTCGCCCGGCATCGTCAGGATTCGGCCCGGCAGCCGGGTCGCCGATGCCGTTGAGGCTGCCGGCGGCGCCACCCCGGACGCCGACCTGAGGCTAGTGAATCTCGCTGCCACGCTGGAAGACGGCAACATGGTGGTGGTGCCGGTACAGGGCGACACGGCAGGTGGTGCCGGCGGCTCGCCCGCCGCAGAAACAGGAGTGGCGGGAGCCGTCGCTGATCCGGGCAGCGGGATGGCCGGTGAACTTTCGGGCGATGCGGGTACCGAGGGGGGAACGGTCAACCTCAACACCGCCGGGGAAGCTGAACTGCAGACACTGCCCAGGATCGGTCCGGTTCTGGCAGCCCGCATCGTCGCATGGCGTACCGACCACGGCAGGTTTGCCCGTCCTGAAGACCTGGACGCCGTTCCCGGAATCGGGGAGGCCATGCTGAGCGCTCTCCTTCCACTGGTTACGGTCTAA
- a CDS encoding LysM peptidoglycan-binding domain-containing protein encodes MAKIHEVVAGDTLSNLAESYYGDATRSLLIAVANRIDEPFDLPIGEILVIPDVVPEGANGLWSAPGLPPSRPLPYASELFGMYQPLIGWRSRLQIEELAAGLARRFENATSHLRNVTEVNRESPVPDVLRTMMTDRTGSRIGRAIVTHAGSQSLDAEGWQRMLVGDDAPLISLTGELLSDVDPKRLPGAELSREVAAAGLLRHLAENSPRALELLFEHSMQPWERSAAAIEFLSAQHPAQDIFLSPIGILHRFREYFFELGSFLGPPVGHVWLSPGGTVELVEVNTRRTLVEESSEQSVQTVQKTELNEGGQDELSDAVKVENMNDVKLGATATASGGVASVFQASGSASFNLDTSRKQAQEQTHKHMREQSSKLSSEVRQDFKTTFRTVSETTDTSSRRYVLQNTTNRLVSYELSRKMRKVAVQVQDLGQQLCWQLYVDNPGDPLGIGEFVHEAAAAAAAGIKEPDVKPTPQDQDKTHQLAVPFILIHGADDEAENTYTTSPDHGGHGIFVPDVGADDIIQFDHTFTLEAPPAGTVPNNNTFRLLLTYANFEGKPNIPFEATFIYKPTPAAIAAVEAANDKSQKAYDDEVAVKKEQLFFTTLRKRLKLSGQVTPRNAEHLREEERSVIYRKVVSRLYGKQESWASDDFHVTSELIRYFFDIESMLYFVAPDWWRPRTQKLVPVTKAGEFQPTTIVEPKAVALGKVKLGSSATEATGHRPYYLITEETAPAPLGASLGWLIQLDGDVNRNAFLNSPWVKVVLPIRPGRERDAIAWLRRPEVAGSDGLNEPYPFDENQDPPEYLGLTMEQVLLKIAGKIAKDQADSLTPVPVEPSDVNSKAALPAEMVFSRGFDPLAGGVEFGSKPFSVFSEWTEILPTDQVVATEYRLEGL; translated from the coding sequence ATGGCGAAAATACATGAAGTCGTAGCTGGTGATACGCTCTCCAATCTTGCGGAGAGCTACTACGGAGATGCCACTCGTTCCCTGCTTATTGCGGTCGCGAACAGAATTGATGAACCCTTCGACCTTCCTATTGGAGAAATACTCGTTATCCCGGATGTAGTTCCGGAAGGGGCCAATGGTCTGTGGTCTGCTCCAGGATTGCCACCTTCTCGTCCCCTCCCTTACGCAAGCGAACTGTTCGGCATGTATCAGCCGCTTATCGGATGGCGGAGCAGGTTGCAAATCGAGGAACTGGCCGCCGGACTGGCTAGGCGCTTTGAAAATGCGACTAGCCACTTGCGCAACGTAACTGAAGTGAACCGGGAGAGCCCTGTCCCCGACGTGCTGCGGACGATGATGACCGACCGCACCGGCTCTCGCATCGGACGCGCTATTGTGACACACGCTGGCAGCCAGTCCTTAGATGCCGAAGGGTGGCAGAGAATGCTAGTCGGTGATGACGCACCGCTGATTTCTCTGACCGGCGAACTTCTTTCTGATGTAGACCCCAAGCGTCTCCCTGGCGCAGAACTTAGCCGCGAGGTTGCTGCCGCCGGGCTCCTGCGCCATCTTGCAGAGAACTCACCCCGCGCACTTGAGTTGCTCTTTGAGCATTCGATGCAGCCATGGGAAAGATCCGCAGCCGCCATCGAGTTCCTTTCTGCTCAGCATCCTGCGCAGGATATCTTTCTCTCACCTATCGGTATCCTGCACCGCTTCCGAGAGTACTTCTTCGAACTCGGCAGCTTCCTCGGCCCACCAGTGGGCCACGTCTGGCTCAGCCCTGGAGGCACGGTCGAACTCGTCGAGGTCAACACTAGACGCACCCTAGTGGAGGAGTCTTCTGAACAATCCGTCCAAACCGTTCAAAAGACCGAGCTCAATGAAGGAGGTCAGGACGAGTTGTCAGACGCGGTGAAGGTCGAGAACATGAACGACGTCAAGCTAGGGGCTACCGCGACGGCCAGCGGCGGCGTCGCCTCAGTCTTTCAAGCAAGCGGCAGCGCAAGTTTCAACCTCGACACATCCCGGAAACAAGCGCAGGAACAAACACACAAGCACATGCGAGAGCAGAGTTCAAAACTTTCCAGCGAAGTTCGACAGGACTTCAAGACCACGTTCCGCACGGTCTCGGAGACGACCGACACCTCAAGCCGGCGTTATGTGCTGCAGAACACGACGAACAGGCTCGTCAGTTACGAACTCAGCCGCAAGATGCGCAAGGTGGCCGTGCAAGTACAGGATCTCGGTCAACAGCTCTGCTGGCAGCTCTACGTCGACAACCCTGGGGACCCTCTCGGAATCGGCGAGTTCGTTCATGAGGCGGCCGCCGCGGCTGCCGCCGGCATCAAGGAACCGGACGTGAAACCCACGCCGCAGGATCAGGACAAGACACATCAGCTCGCTGTACCTTTCATCCTTATTCACGGAGCAGACGACGAGGCCGAGAATACCTACACAACATCACCGGATCACGGAGGACATGGAATCTTCGTCCCAGATGTGGGGGCGGATGACATCATCCAGTTCGACCACACATTTACTCTGGAGGCACCGCCCGCGGGCACGGTCCCCAACAACAACACATTCCGCCTCCTGCTGACTTACGCGAACTTCGAAGGCAAACCCAATATCCCGTTCGAAGCCACCTTCATCTACAAGCCGACCCCAGCTGCGATTGCCGCAGTCGAAGCGGCGAACGATAAATCCCAAAAAGCTTATGACGACGAAGTCGCTGTAAAGAAGGAACAGCTCTTCTTCACAACACTGCGCAAGCGACTCAAGCTCTCGGGGCAGGTCACGCCGCGTAATGCCGAGCACCTGCGGGAGGAGGAACGATCAGTTATATATAGGAAAGTTGTTTCCCGTCTGTACGGCAAGCAGGAGAGTTGGGCGAGCGACGACTTTCACGTGACATCTGAACTCATCCGATACTTCTTCGACATTGAGTCGATGCTCTACTTCGTCGCACCAGACTGGTGGCGACCGCGGACGCAGAAACTTGTTCCTGTCACGAAGGCGGGAGAATTTCAGCCGACCACGATTGTCGAGCCCAAGGCTGTGGCGTTGGGAAAGGTCAAACTTGGGTCCAGCGCTACAGAGGCGACCGGGCACCGCCCCTACTATCTGATTACTGAGGAAACTGCCCCCGCTCCGTTAGGAGCCTCGCTCGGCTGGTTGATTCAGCTCGACGGTGATGTCAACCGCAACGCGTTTCTAAATTCTCCCTGGGTGAAAGTAGTTCTTCCGATTCGCCCAGGTCGTGAACGCGATGCGATCGCTTGGCTTCGCCGTCCTGAAGTCGCTGGTTCTGACGGATTGAACGAGCCATATCCGTTTGATGAGAATCAAGATCCCCCGGAATATTTAGGCCTCACGATGGAACAGGTGCTTCTGAAGATCGCGGGCAAGATCGCGAAAGACCAGGCCGACTCACTCACCCCGGTCCCTGTTGAGCCCAGCGACGTCAATTCAAAGGCCGCACTCCCTGCAGAGATGGTATTCTCTCGCGGATTCGATCCACTCGCTGGCGGTGTCGAGTTCGGGAGCAAGCCTTTTTCGGTGTTTAGCGAGTGGACCGAGATACTGCCGACAGATCAGGTGGTAGCCACCGAGTACAGGCTCGAAGGCCTCTGA
- a CDS encoding DegV family protein, whose product MVDWAAMRGRWFKSRTAGVAEPAPRPRVAVVTDSACSLPDGWVASDAAGGLVRVVSMPVMIGDQIYGEGTDKMIGALALALAQGQDVRTSRPAPGQFEAVYAELAAAGFEAVVSVHLSAKLSGTVDSARLAARASPIPVHVIDTASVAMGLGFAVQAAAAAALAGDDAERVADAAVSSAAGAHILFYVPSLDQLRRGGRLGAAAGWFGTLFAVKPILAIRDGLVVPLERVRTAPRALARLEELSREEIARRTGTVRVAVHHFGNEAEAEKLASAVVRDRADAEVMLCPLPAVLAAHAGLGVLAVAVAPAVDVPDDAGAGDSGAAGTEPRAAFGPAKTAPAPDAGPLPKPLNDADSHLDID is encoded by the coding sequence ATGGTCGACTGGGCGGCGATGCGCGGACGGTGGTTCAAGTCCCGGACAGCCGGGGTTGCTGAACCAGCTCCCCGCCCGCGCGTCGCCGTCGTCACCGATTCCGCTTGTTCCCTGCCTGACGGCTGGGTTGCTTCGGACGCGGCGGGTGGCCTGGTCCGGGTCGTATCCATGCCGGTGATGATCGGTGACCAGATCTACGGCGAGGGTACCGACAAGATGATCGGTGCCCTTGCACTGGCCCTGGCGCAGGGCCAGGACGTGCGCACCTCCCGGCCTGCACCGGGCCAGTTCGAGGCCGTCTACGCCGAGCTTGCTGCTGCCGGGTTTGAGGCAGTTGTCTCGGTGCACCTCTCTGCCAAGCTTTCCGGCACCGTGGATTCGGCCCGGCTGGCGGCGCGGGCCTCTCCCATTCCCGTCCACGTGATTGATACGGCGTCGGTGGCCATGGGCCTCGGCTTCGCCGTGCAGGCTGCCGCAGCCGCTGCCCTGGCCGGTGATGACGCTGAGCGGGTTGCTGACGCCGCCGTCTCCAGCGCTGCCGGGGCCCACATCCTGTTCTATGTACCCAGCCTCGACCAGCTGCGCCGCGGCGGGCGCCTCGGTGCTGCTGCCGGCTGGTTCGGCACCCTGTTCGCCGTCAAGCCGATCCTGGCGATCCGGGACGGGCTGGTGGTTCCGCTGGAACGGGTCCGCACCGCGCCCAGGGCACTGGCCCGGCTGGAAGAGCTCTCACGCGAGGAAATCGCCCGGCGGACCGGGACCGTGCGTGTGGCAGTGCACCACTTCGGAAACGAAGCTGAAGCGGAAAAGCTTGCGTCCGCCGTTGTACGGGACCGTGCTGATGCCGAGGTAATGCTCTGCCCGCTGCCGGCTGTCCTGGCGGCACATGCCGGGCTGGGTGTTCTGGCGGTGGCGGTTGCGCCCGCTGTGGACGTTCCGGATGATGCCGGTGCCGGGGATTCCGGCGCTGCGGGCACAGAGCCCCGTGCGGCTTTTGGCCCCGCCAAAACGGCTCCGGCGCCCGATGCGGGCCCCCTGCCCAAGCCGTTGAATGATGCTGATAGTCACCTGGACATCGACTGA
- the leuS gene encoding leucine--tRNA ligase produces MVSTQSQTEQSEEAVYSFAAMEKKWPAVWDDLGVFTPADDGSKERRYVLDMFPYPSGDLHMGHAEAFAMGDVVARYWRQLGFDVLHPIGWDSFGLPAENAAIKHNAHPSEWTYRNIDTQAGSFKRYAISVDWSRRLHTSDPEYYRWTQWLFTRFYDRGLAYRKNSPVNWCPKDQTVLANEQVVNGACERCGTQVTKKSLNQWYFKITDYADRLLDDMDQLKGHWPERVLAMQKNWIGRSEGAHVRFDIEAAGNKPEQQVTVFTTRPDTLYGATFFVVAADAPLALDLVTDEHRAALEEYREQVKALSDIERQATDRTKTGVFTGRYAVNPLNGEKLPVWAADYVLADYGTGAIMAVPAHDQRDLDFARTFDLPVRTVLDTGEEDPAVSGTATVGEGTLVNSGELSGLPKSEAIPAAVAILEEKGTGEKFVNFRLRDWLLSRQRFWGTPIPIIHCEKCGEVPVPDDQLPVTLPTNLVGEALAPKGTSPLASVEEWVNVSCPSCDGPAKRDTDTMDTFVDSSWYFMRFVSPHYTEGPFDPEAVRNWMPVGQYVGGVEHAILHLLYSRFFTKVVKDMGLIEADEPFTALLNQGQVLNGGKAMSKSLGNGVDLGEQLDKYGVDAVRLTMIFASPPEDDVDWADVSPSGSAKFLARAWRLGQDVASEPGADFAAGDKKLRSVTHRTIADATELLEAGKFNVVIAKLMELVNATRKTIDSGAGAADPAVREAAEAVAVILSLFAPYTAEDLWNALGHPASVANAGWPAVDETLLVQDTVTAIVQVKGKVRDRLEVPADITEDALRELALASEQVQKTLDGAGIRTVIVRAPKLVNIVPA; encoded by the coding sequence ATAGTGAGCACGCAGTCACAGACTGAGCAGTCGGAAGAGGCCGTATACAGTTTCGCGGCCATGGAGAAGAAGTGGCCGGCTGTCTGGGACGACCTTGGCGTCTTCACTCCGGCCGACGACGGTTCGAAGGAACGCCGCTACGTCCTGGACATGTTCCCCTACCCGTCCGGGGACCTGCACATGGGCCATGCTGAGGCGTTCGCGATGGGCGACGTCGTTGCCCGCTACTGGCGCCAGCTCGGCTTCGACGTCCTGCACCCGATCGGCTGGGACTCCTTTGGCCTGCCGGCCGAGAACGCCGCGATCAAGCACAACGCCCATCCGAGCGAGTGGACCTACCGCAACATCGACACCCAGGCCGGCTCCTTCAAGCGCTACGCCATCAGCGTGGACTGGTCCCGCCGCCTGCACACCTCCGACCCGGAGTACTACCGCTGGACCCAGTGGCTGTTCACCCGCTTCTACGACCGTGGCCTGGCCTACCGCAAAAACTCGCCGGTCAACTGGTGCCCGAAGGACCAGACCGTGCTGGCCAACGAACAGGTCGTCAACGGTGCCTGCGAACGCTGCGGCACCCAGGTCACCAAGAAGTCCCTGAACCAGTGGTACTTCAAGATCACCGACTACGCCGACCGCCTGCTCGATGACATGGACCAGCTGAAGGGCCACTGGCCCGAGCGTGTGCTGGCCATGCAGAAGAACTGGATCGGCCGCTCCGAAGGCGCCCACGTCCGCTTCGACATCGAAGCCGCGGGGAACAAGCCCGAGCAGCAGGTCACGGTCTTTACCACCCGCCCGGACACGCTGTACGGCGCCACGTTCTTCGTTGTCGCCGCGGACGCCCCGCTGGCCCTGGACCTGGTCACGGATGAGCACCGCGCCGCGCTGGAAGAGTACCGCGAGCAGGTCAAGGCGCTGTCTGACATCGAACGGCAGGCCACCGACCGGACCAAGACCGGTGTCTTCACCGGCCGCTATGCCGTTAACCCGCTCAACGGCGAAAAGCTGCCCGTGTGGGCTGCAGACTACGTCCTGGCTGACTACGGCACCGGCGCCATCATGGCCGTGCCTGCGCATGACCAGCGCGACCTGGACTTCGCCCGGACCTTCGACCTGCCGGTGCGGACCGTGCTGGACACCGGCGAGGAGGACCCCGCCGTCAGCGGCACTGCCACCGTCGGCGAGGGCACGCTGGTGAACTCCGGGGAGCTCTCCGGACTGCCGAAGTCCGAAGCCATCCCGGCCGCCGTCGCCATCCTGGAAGAAAAGGGCACGGGCGAGAAGTTCGTCAACTTCCGCCTGCGTGACTGGCTGCTCTCCCGCCAGCGCTTCTGGGGCACCCCGATCCCCATCATCCACTGTGAGAAGTGCGGCGAAGTTCCGGTCCCCGATGACCAGCTGCCGGTCACCCTGCCCACGAACCTGGTGGGCGAGGCGCTGGCTCCCAAGGGAACCTCTCCGCTGGCCTCGGTTGAAGAATGGGTCAACGTTTCCTGCCCGTCCTGCGACGGACCGGCCAAGCGGGACACCGACACCATGGACACCTTCGTGGACTCGTCCTGGTACTTCATGCGCTTTGTGTCCCCGCACTACACCGAGGGTCCGTTCGATCCCGAGGCCGTGCGGAACTGGATGCCGGTCGGCCAGTACGTCGGCGGCGTCGAGCACGCGATCCTGCACCTGCTCTACTCCCGGTTCTTCACCAAGGTGGTCAAGGACATGGGCCTGATCGAGGCTGACGAACCGTTCACAGCCCTGCTGAACCAGGGCCAGGTCCTCAACGGCGGCAAGGCCATGTCCAAGTCCCTGGGCAACGGCGTCGACCTGGGCGAACAGCTCGATAAGTACGGCGTCGATGCCGTGCGCCTGACCATGATCTTCGCCTCCCCGCCGGAGGACGACGTCGACTGGGCGGACGTCTCGCCGTCGGGCTCCGCGAAGTTCCTGGCCCGCGCCTGGCGCCTGGGCCAGGACGTTGCCAGCGAACCTGGCGCGGACTTCGCTGCCGGCGACAAGAAACTGCGCTCGGTCACGCACCGGACCATTGCCGACGCCACCGAGCTGCTCGAGGCCGGCAAGTTCAACGTCGTCATCGCGAAGCTGATGGAGCTGGTCAACGCGACCCGCAAGACCATCGATTCCGGTGCCGGTGCTGCCGATCCGGCCGTCCGTGAAGCAGCGGAAGCCGTGGCCGTGATCCTCAGCCTCTTCGCCCCCTACACGGCCGAGGACCTGTGGAACGCGCTGGGCCACCCGGCGTCCGTTGCCAACGCAGGCTGGCCGGCGGTCGACGAGACCCTGCTGGTGCAGGACACCGTCACCGCGATCGTCCAGGTCAAGGGCAAGGTCCGCGACCGGCTGGAGGTTCCGGCGGATATCACCGAGGACGCGCTGCGCGAACTGGCGCTGGCTTCGGAGCAGGTGCAGAAAACGCTCGACGGCGCCGGCATCCGAACCGTCATTGTGCGGGCGCCCAAGCTCGTGAACATCGTGCCTGCCTAG
- a CDS encoding sigma-70 family RNA polymerase sigma factor codes for MTLETGTAFEAGTAGETAALAENRANLRQARRDFLVALEPVRASVYAYCRSLTPTVWDAEDLLQETLTKALAEASQRYEPIRNTQAWLIRIATNTWIDSLRRSSRAALEWTDSAPDFPDDAAPDPLANLAVESALRQLLHLLPPRERACVVLKDVFSYPLAEIAEMLETTPGAVKSALHRGRATLQAARTATDPAGPFPKAVSAGSRDTVQPAGHEALLRRLAAAFNAYDIDAMVSLFLTSGRSEVVGNATETGHEEIRTGSLTDTFGPDAAEIHRSTVHRFDGEDVILMWERQKGAPGASEVVSDVLRVRPAFGAPLIAELKWYFFCPEVLAEVAGGLGLPFKTNGVSYF; via the coding sequence ATGACACTCGAAACGGGAACGGCTTTCGAAGCCGGCACGGCAGGCGAAACGGCGGCTTTGGCGGAGAACAGGGCGAATCTGCGGCAGGCACGCCGCGATTTCCTGGTGGCATTGGAACCGGTCCGGGCTTCGGTGTACGCGTACTGCCGCAGCCTGACGCCCACGGTGTGGGATGCTGAGGACCTGCTGCAGGAAACCCTGACGAAGGCCCTTGCGGAAGCATCGCAGCGGTATGAACCCATCCGCAATACCCAGGCATGGCTGATCCGGATCGCTACGAACACGTGGATCGACTCCCTGCGCCGCAGCAGCCGGGCGGCCCTTGAGTGGACCGATTCCGCCCCTGACTTTCCCGACGACGCGGCGCCGGATCCACTGGCAAACCTTGCGGTCGAGTCCGCGCTGCGTCAGCTGCTGCACCTGCTGCCGCCGCGGGAGCGCGCATGCGTGGTCCTCAAGGATGTGTTCTCCTATCCCCTGGCCGAGATAGCCGAGATGCTGGAGACGACTCCCGGCGCCGTGAAATCCGCCCTGCACCGCGGCCGGGCGACACTGCAGGCGGCACGTACCGCCACGGATCCTGCAGGACCATTCCCCAAAGCAGTGTCAGCGGGATCCCGGGACACCGTCCAGCCCGCCGGACACGAGGCGCTGCTGCGCCGGCTGGCCGCGGCATTCAACGCCTATGACATCGACGCCATGGTGTCCTTGTTCCTGACAAGCGGACGGTCCGAGGTGGTCGGCAACGCCACTGAAACCGGACATGAGGAAATCCGTACCGGATCCCTGACGGACACATTCGGCCCGGACGCCGCAGAAATCCACCGGTCAACCGTCCATCGATTCGACGGCGAGGACGTCATCCTGATGTGGGAGCGCCAGAAGGGTGCCCCCGGGGCATCGGAGGTCGTGTCCGACGTCCTGCGGGTTCGCCCTGCCTTCGGCGCCCCGCTGATCGCGGAATTGAAGTGGTACTTCTTCTGCCCTGAGGTCTTGGCGGAAGTGGCCGGCGGTCTGGGACTGCCGTTCAAGACCAATGGTGTGAGCTACTTCTAG
- a CDS encoding SDR family oxidoreductase encodes MTRVCVTGGNGFLGSAVVARLAADPGVSHVLSLDIREPAEERRLDGVEYALADVCSPDVARLLQAHRIDTVVHLAAIVNPGKDTTREQEFQVDVVGSRTVLAACTQSGVKHVVISSSGAAYGYHADNPDWLRESDPLRGNDEFAYSRHKRLVEEELARFRDEHPELQQTIFRIGTILGERVRNQITALFDAPRLLRVAGSESPFVFIWDQDVADAMVQAVLTGRSGIFNVAGDGALTMREIADLLGKRTITVPAPLLAAGLWLGHKLKLTVHGPEQLRFLRYRPVLDNSALKDEFGFTPSRSSREAFLAFRAARQA; translated from the coding sequence GTGACCCGCGTGTGCGTCACCGGCGGCAACGGATTTCTCGGCAGTGCGGTTGTGGCGCGGCTGGCGGCAGACCCCGGTGTCAGCCATGTGCTCAGCCTCGACATCCGGGAGCCGGCAGAAGAGCGCAGGCTCGACGGCGTCGAGTACGCCCTGGCGGATGTTTGTTCCCCCGATGTCGCACGCCTGCTGCAGGCGCACAGGATCGACACCGTGGTCCACCTGGCGGCGATTGTGAATCCCGGCAAGGACACCACCCGGGAGCAGGAGTTCCAGGTCGACGTGGTGGGATCACGGACCGTTTTGGCGGCGTGCACGCAGTCCGGTGTGAAGCACGTGGTGATCTCCTCCTCCGGTGCCGCGTACGGCTACCACGCCGACAACCCGGACTGGCTCCGCGAATCCGATCCGCTGCGCGGCAACGACGAGTTCGCCTACTCCCGCCATAAGCGATTGGTTGAAGAAGAGCTCGCCAGGTTCCGGGACGAGCATCCTGAACTGCAGCAGACCATCTTCCGGATCGGCACCATCCTGGGGGAGCGGGTCCGCAACCAGATCACCGCCCTCTTTGATGCGCCCCGGCTGCTGCGTGTGGCCGGAAGCGAGTCACCGTTTGTGTTCATCTGGGACCAGGATGTGGCTGACGCCATGGTGCAGGCAGTGCTGACCGGCCGCAGCGGCATCTTTAACGTAGCCGGTGACGGCGCCCTGACCATGCGGGAGATCGCGGACCTGCTGGGCAAACGGACCATCACTGTTCCCGCACCGCTGCTGGCTGCCGGTCTCTGGCTGGGGCACAAGCTGAAGCTGACCGTCCACGGCCCCGAGCAGCTGCGCTTCCTGCGTTACCGGCCCGTCCTGGACAACAGTGCGTTGAAGGACGAGTTTGGTTTCACGCCCTCGCGCAGCAGCAGGGAGGCCTTCCTTGCGTTCCGGGCGGCGAGGCAGGCTTGA
- a CDS encoding bile acid:sodium symporter family protein, translated as MPIDDVVLNFSPASLVILNVVLAVIILGIALEVRPADFRTVLRSPKAVVLGIAAQYLLLPAVTVGIALLLNVPASIALGMILVACCPPGGISNVLTHRAHGDVALSASMTAVSNLVAIIVMPLNVAFWAALSPSTATLMRDFSLDRGGMLIQVLLIIGVPFAVGMPLARRFPGLTDRLRPWVQRIGLIALLAFIVAGTASNLGPLREHLGTIFLVVLLHDAVALAVGYWAAAAVRLDEPSRRAVTFEVGARNTGLGLGLTLTFFAGLGGMAMVAAWWGIWDILAGLVLAAWWRRRDAKRAAGLDGQREEAL; from the coding sequence ATGCCCATCGACGACGTCGTACTTAATTTTTCCCCCGCCTCCCTGGTCATCCTGAACGTGGTGCTGGCGGTCATCATTCTGGGCATTGCGCTGGAAGTGCGTCCGGCTGACTTCCGGACAGTGCTGCGGAGCCCCAAAGCAGTAGTCCTGGGGATCGCGGCCCAGTACCTGCTCCTTCCGGCCGTTACCGTCGGCATCGCCCTCCTGCTGAATGTTCCGGCTTCCATCGCCCTCGGCATGATCCTGGTGGCGTGCTGCCCGCCGGGCGGGATCTCGAATGTCCTGACGCACCGTGCGCATGGTGACGTAGCGCTGTCCGCGTCGATGACCGCCGTGTCCAACCTCGTGGCGATCATCGTGATGCCGCTCAACGTGGCGTTTTGGGCGGCACTGAGTCCGTCCACGGCCACACTGATGCGCGACTTCTCGCTGGACCGGGGCGGGATGCTGATCCAGGTCCTGCTGATCATCGGTGTTCCGTTTGCGGTGGGCATGCCTCTTGCCCGACGCTTTCCCGGCCTCACGGACCGGTTGCGGCCCTGGGTCCAGCGCATCGGGCTGATCGCCCTCCTGGCGTTTATCGTGGCCGGAACGGCAAGCAACCTGGGCCCGCTCCGGGAACACCTCGGCACGATTTTCCTGGTCGTTTTACTGCACGACGCCGTTGCACTGGCCGTCGGGTACTGGGCGGCGGCCGCGGTCCGGCTGGATGAGCCCAGCCGCAGGGCGGTTACCTTCGAGGTCGGGGCACGCAACACCGGGCTGGGGCTCGGTCTGACCCTCACGTTCTTCGCCGGGCTCGGCGGAATGGCCATGGTCGCGGCCTGGTGGGGCATCTGGGACATCCTGGCCGGACTTGTCCTCGCCGCGTGGTGGCGGCGCCGGGATGCGAAACGGGCTGCGGGACTGGACGGACAGCGGGAGGAAGCTCTGTGA